In Bacteroidota bacterium, the following proteins share a genomic window:
- a CDS encoding permease-like cell division protein FtsX yields the protein MNIFYILKEGISGFKRARLSMIISIFTITISLILLGLFTIVFRNTNQIVESLRDRVEMEAFLEEPVTEESSPVIEKKILAIAGIQQVKYISKEQAAKIFKEQYGEDIHNILDFNPLPPSFKIYLEKEYKNTDSAKVVYAKLKQVPGVDDVIYRKTLLELLDRRAQIFAVASFAAGIALLITAIFLVSNTIRLAIYAKRKIIATMKLVGATRTFIRLPFVVEGIIQGLLGGLFSSGVIYLVVAYASRIFGGDLAAIVFVEPAFYLIILTAGTLLGLIGSVISVRKFISESVAVTN from the coding sequence ATGAACATTTTTTACATCCTCAAAGAAGGGATTTCGGGCTTCAAGCGTGCCCGTCTGTCGATGATCATCTCGATCTTTACGATCACGATCTCGCTCATTCTCCTCGGACTCTTCACCATCGTTTTCCGCAACACGAATCAGATCGTCGAATCCCTGCGAGACCGCGTCGAGATGGAGGCATTCCTCGAGGAACCGGTCACGGAGGAGTCTTCCCCCGTCATCGAAAAAAAGATCCTTGCGATCGCAGGAATCCAGCAGGTGAAATACATTTCCAAAGAACAGGCGGCGAAGATCTTCAAAGAGCAGTACGGTGAAGACATCCACAACATCCTCGATTTCAACCCCCTTCCCCCGTCGTTCAAAATATACCTCGAGAAGGAATACAAGAATACCGACAGTGCGAAAGTCGTGTACGCTAAGCTGAAACAAGTCCCCGGCGTCGACGATGTGATCTACCGAAAGACGCTGCTCGAATTGCTCGACCGCCGCGCGCAGATCTTCGCGGTCGCCAGCTTCGCCGCCGGCATCGCGCTTCTGATCACTGCGATCTTCCTTGTTTCCAACACCATCCGGCTCGCCATCTACGCCAAAAGAAAGATCATCGCGACGATGAAGCTTGTCGGAGCGACACGAACATTTATTCGCCTCCCTTTTGTCGTCGAAGGGATCATTCAAGGCCTGTTGGGAGGGCTCTTTTCTTCGGGGGTCATTTATCTCGTCGTTGCATACGCTTCGAGGATCTTCGGCGGAGATTTGGCGGCGATCGTGTTCGTCGAGCCGGCCTTCTATCTCATCATCCTTACGGCGGGAACGCTTCTCGGACTCATCGGAAGCGTGATTTCTGTGCGGAA
- the pheA gene encoding prephenate dehydratase, which translates to MPSQLKISYQGEPGAFSEQAAKAFFGNACRTIARETFHEIFEDVVRNTSAFAVVPIENSLHGSVHQNFDLLWKFPVVITGEIKLRIKMNLLALPGVKIKDVRAVFSHPQALGQCEKYLRSMKRITVNPFYDTAGAAKMIAAERRRDAAAIASLQAAEDYGLSVLRAGIESDHRNFTRFVIIGTKQIRPKRNAKTSLIFTTKNIPGALFKCLSVFALRNINLLKIESRPIIGAPWEYLFYLDIEGDAREKECANAFNHLQELTSYFKSLGSYETGTIVNPQ; encoded by the coding sequence ATGCCTTCACAGCTAAAAATATCGTACCAAGGGGAGCCCGGCGCATTCAGCGAGCAGGCGGCAAAGGCGTTTTTCGGGAATGCCTGCCGGACCATCGCGCGCGAAACATTCCACGAAATTTTTGAGGACGTGGTCCGGAACACATCTGCGTTCGCCGTCGTCCCGATAGAAAACTCGCTTCACGGCAGCGTCCATCAGAATTTCGACCTTTTGTGGAAATTTCCCGTTGTTATCACCGGCGAGATCAAGCTCCGGATCAAAATGAACCTGCTTGCTCTTCCCGGAGTGAAGATCAAAGACGTTCGCGCCGTTTTTTCGCATCCGCAGGCCCTCGGTCAGTGTGAAAAATATCTTCGGTCGATGAAGCGGATCACAGTCAACCCGTTTTACGACACCGCGGGAGCGGCCAAAATGATCGCAGCCGAGCGCCGCCGCGATGCCGCTGCGATCGCCAGTCTCCAGGCGGCTGAAGATTATGGACTGAGCGTTCTCCGTGCTGGAATTGAAAGCGACCACAGAAATTTTACCCGCTTCGTGATCATCGGAACAAAGCAAATACGGCCGAAAAGAAACGCAAAAACGTCCCTGATCTTCACGACCAAGAATATCCCGGGGGCGCTCTTCAAATGCCTCTCCGTGTTCGCGCTCAGGAACATCAATCTTCTCAAAATCGAATCGCGGCCGATCATCGGCGCGCCATGGGAGTATCTGTTTTATCTGGACATTGAAGGGGATGCGCGAGAAAAGGAATGCGCCAATGCGTTCAACCATTTGCAGGAGCTCACGTCCTATTTCAAAAGCCTTGGTTCGTATGAAACCGGAACTATCGTCAACCCTCAATGA
- the recR gene encoding recombination mediator RecR translates to MRYTSESVEQLVEEFAQLPGIGKKTALRLALFVLKMPREKVANFARALLNMKDKVRYCSVCSNITESDPCNICSSEKRNRRVICVVEEPNDVMALEKTNEFHGLYHVLGGALSPLDNIGPEDLKVKELLARITDDIEEIILAMNPNIEGETTTVYLSRLLKPLNVNVTRIARGLPIGGELEFADEATLSRALEGRIAL, encoded by the coding sequence ATGCGCTATACGTCCGAATCGGTCGAACAGCTCGTCGAAGAATTTGCCCAGCTGCCGGGAATCGGAAAGAAAACGGCTCTCCGGCTGGCGTTGTTCGTCCTGAAAATGCCGCGTGAAAAAGTCGCAAACTTTGCCCGCGCCCTGCTGAACATGAAGGACAAGGTGCGGTATTGCTCCGTGTGCAGCAACATTACCGAGAGCGACCCGTGCAACATCTGTTCGAGCGAAAAACGAAACCGTCGGGTCATTTGCGTGGTCGAAGAACCAAACGACGTGATGGCGCTGGAAAAGACGAACGAGTTCCACGGATTGTACCATGTGCTCGGCGGGGCGCTGTCGCCCCTGGATAATATCGGTCCGGAGGATTTGAAGGTCAAAGAACTGCTCGCACGCATTACGGACGACATCGAAGAGATCATCCTTGCAATGAACCCGAACATTGAAGGTGAAACAACCACCGTGTACCTCTCCCGATTGCTCAAGCCGCTGAATGTGAACGTGACGCGCATCGCCCGCGGCCTCCCGATCGGGGGAGAGCTGGAGTTTGCGGATGAGGCGACGCTGTCGCGCGCATTGGAGGGACGCATTGCGCTTTAA